Proteins encoded within one genomic window of Bacillus sp. 1NLA3E:
- a CDS encoding UDP-glucose dehydrogenase family protein → MKIAVAGTGYVGLVTGVCLAEMGNEVTCLDTQEAKITMLKSGKSPIYEPGLESLLANNLVKGRLHFTTNPQSAYTNAEIIFIAVGTPEQNDGAANLEHIYAVANSIAQSIKNDVIVCTKSTVPVGTSEQIKQIIDRNKPSYLKVEVVSTPEFLREGSAILDFFHGDRIVIGADNERAANIAEQIFLPLKIPIMKTDTRSAEMIKYASNAFLATKISFINEIASICDKVGANIDEVAYGIGTDHRIGPYFLQAGIGYGGSCFPKDTKALIQLAGNVEHQFDLLKAVINVNNHQQSLLVKKAKESVGSLKGKKVALLGLAFKPDTDDVREAASLTLVKDLLVEGATVIGYDPVAIQNAKRIIGNSIEYTTDILSALFDADLALIATEWDQIKHISLDMFCLYMKKPFLVDGRNCYSLNEIQKYPITYFSIGRPPIIKETQKSH, encoded by the coding sequence ATGAAAATTGCGGTTGCTGGAACAGGATATGTTGGGCTCGTTACAGGTGTTTGTTTAGCAGAAATGGGTAATGAAGTAACTTGTCTTGACACTCAAGAAGCGAAGATAACGATGCTTAAGTCTGGAAAATCGCCAATTTATGAGCCTGGTCTAGAATCGCTTTTAGCAAACAATCTGGTAAAAGGTCGACTTCATTTCACCACAAATCCTCAATCTGCTTATACTAATGCAGAAATAATTTTTATTGCAGTTGGAACTCCTGAGCAAAATGATGGAGCGGCCAATCTCGAACACATTTATGCGGTAGCAAATTCGATTGCACAATCAATCAAAAACGATGTAATTGTTTGCACCAAAAGCACCGTGCCAGTTGGCACGAGCGAACAAATTAAACAGATTATTGATAGGAATAAACCATCTTACCTTAAGGTAGAGGTGGTATCCACCCCTGAATTCCTGCGCGAAGGCTCCGCAATCCTAGATTTTTTCCACGGTGACCGAATTGTGATTGGTGCTGATAACGAGAGAGCGGCAAACATTGCTGAACAAATCTTTCTTCCATTGAAAATACCGATAATGAAAACTGATACGCGAAGTGCAGAAATGATTAAATACGCATCTAATGCATTTCTAGCAACGAAGATTAGTTTTATTAACGAGATTGCCTCCATTTGCGATAAGGTAGGAGCAAATATTGACGAGGTAGCCTACGGAATCGGGACAGATCATAGAATTGGACCCTACTTCCTTCAAGCGGGAATTGGTTATGGAGGTTCCTGTTTTCCTAAGGATACGAAAGCCCTTATCCAACTTGCGGGGAATGTTGAACACCAGTTTGACTTGCTCAAGGCGGTAATCAACGTAAATAATCATCAGCAATCCTTACTTGTAAAAAAAGCTAAGGAATCGGTAGGTTCGCTTAAAGGAAAAAAGGTTGCTTTACTTGGTCTAGCTTTTAAGCCTGATACCGATGATGTTCGTGAAGCAGCCTCATTAACACTAGTAAAGGATTTGCTAGTAGAAGGAGCCACTGTCATTGGGTATGATCCCGTCGCCATCCAAAATGCCAAAAGAATAATAGGAAACTCTATCGAGTATACAACTGACATCCTGTCCGCCCTTTTCGATGCCGACCTAGCGCTCATCGCAACCGAATGGGACCAGATAAAACATATTTCTCTTGATATGTTCTGTCTTTATATGAAAAAACCATTCTTAGTAGATGGACGTAATTGTTATTCTCTCAACGAAATTCAAAAGTACCCGATTACCTACTTCTCTATTGGGAGACCACCTATTATTAAGGAAACACAAAAATCACACTAA
- a CDS encoding phosphatase PAP2 family protein, whose product MNRFLYSFYDFECRLFKEVNRHFDKKLLNLFFRTITHIGGAPFTIVTALMLISLTTNQTRITAISSAMALALSHLPVHFVKKLYPRKRPYLTLKKAKFPVNPLKDHSFPSGHTTAVFSVIMPFVLFLPKLSLILIPIGLCIGLSRIYLGLHYPSDVIAGCVLGSFTATLCFYFFNSF is encoded by the coding sequence ATGAATAGATTCCTTTATTCCTTTTATGACTTTGAATGTCGACTATTTAAAGAGGTAAACCGTCATTTTGATAAAAAGTTGTTAAACCTCTTTTTCAGGACAATTACCCATATAGGTGGAGCACCATTTACGATTGTGACTGCACTGATGCTCATTTCCCTTACTACTAACCAAACAAGAATAACGGCAATCTCTAGCGCAATGGCACTAGCTTTAAGCCATCTACCAGTACATTTTGTTAAAAAACTGTATCCACGAAAAAGACCCTATTTGACATTAAAAAAGGCAAAATTTCCTGTTAACCCGCTCAAGGATCACTCTTTTCCTTCAGGACATACAACAGCAGTTTTTTCGGTCATCATGCCATTCGTCTTATTCTTACCAAAACTCTCTTTGATTCTCATACCAATCGGACTTTGTATCGGACTATCTAGAATTTATTTAGGTCTTCATTATCCTTCGGATGTAATAGCCGGTTGCGTTCTTGGATCTTTTACAGCAACCCTTTGTTTTTATTTTTTCAACAGTTTTTAG
- a CDS encoding small acid-soluble spore protein H codes for MNKQRAKEIAASPVMANVIYNGTQIYIQGVDEKNETARIYPLDQPEKEQEVSLNSLLEQ; via the coding sequence ATGAACAAACAACGTGCAAAAGAGATCGCTGCTTCCCCAGTTATGGCCAATGTAATCTATAATGGGACGCAAATATATATTCAGGGAGTAGATGAAAAAAATGAAACAGCTAGAATCTATCCCCTTGATCAACCAGAAAAAGAACAAGAGGTCTCTTTGAACAGCTTATTGGAGCAATAA
- a CDS encoding betaine/proline/choline family ABC transporter ATP-binding protein (Members of the family are the ATP-binding subunit of ABC transporters for substrates such as betaine, L-proline or other amino acids, choline, carnitine, etc. The substrate specificity is best determined from the substrate-binding subunit, rather than this subunit, as it interacts with the permease subunit and not with substrate directly.), with product MIQFKNIGKKYRNKTIIDHFSLNIEAGQLVVFVGPSGCGKTTLLKMVNKLIQPTSGEIFVNGKNISTLNAIELRRNIGYVIQNTGLFPHMSIQENLELIPKLKGENPQAITKKTAELLQMVGLNPTEYLHRFPRELSGGQQQRIGVARAFSTESDIILMDEPFSALDPVTRSSLQEELFQMQKELNKTIIFVTHDMDEAIKIADKICLLKDGNILQYDTPENILKYPANDFVESFIGKRRVWNNPELLKSEDIMVHNPVKISPKRNVLQAIEIMKENKVDSLMVTDKNNVLLGMVTLKSIQLLNRTAIIEEVMNQNVLFVTQDSNLISVLVTMNENKIGYVPVINDEKKLIGLITRSSILSVLSSQLIDLEVAF from the coding sequence ATGATTCAGTTCAAAAATATTGGAAAGAAGTATCGGAACAAGACCATTATTGATCATTTTTCATTAAATATTGAAGCAGGTCAGTTGGTTGTATTTGTAGGCCCAAGTGGTTGTGGCAAAACCACTTTATTGAAAATGGTAAATAAATTAATTCAACCGACTTCGGGTGAAATATTTGTAAATGGAAAAAATATTTCCACCTTAAATGCGATAGAACTTAGAAGAAACATTGGATATGTTATTCAGAATACCGGGCTGTTTCCTCATATGTCGATACAAGAAAACTTGGAGCTCATTCCAAAGCTTAAAGGTGAAAATCCTCAAGCAATCACAAAAAAAACCGCGGAGTTACTTCAAATGGTTGGATTGAATCCAACTGAATATTTACATCGTTTCCCGAGGGAATTGAGTGGCGGACAGCAGCAGAGAATTGGTGTGGCAAGGGCTTTTTCTACCGAATCCGACATTATTTTAATGGACGAACCATTCAGTGCCTTGGATCCTGTCACAAGGAGTTCGCTACAAGAGGAACTGTTCCAAATGCAAAAGGAATTAAACAAGACGATTATCTTCGTGACCCATGATATGGACGAAGCAATCAAAATTGCCGACAAAATCTGTTTACTAAAAGATGGTAATATTCTTCAATATGATACCCCTGAAAACATTTTAAAATATCCTGCAAATGACTTTGTGGAAAGCTTTATTGGTAAAAGACGGGTCTGGAATAACCCCGAATTATTAAAATCTGAAGATATTATGGTTCACAACCCCGTTAAAATTTCTCCGAAACGAAATGTTCTTCAAGCTATCGAGATCATGAAGGAGAATAAAGTCGACAGCTTAATGGTAACGGATAAAAATAATGTACTGCTCGGAATGGTAACGTTGAAGAGCATCCAATTACTAAACCGAACTGCCATCATTGAAGAAGTAATGAATCAAAATGTTCTGTTCGTTACCCAGGATTCAAACTTAATCTCGGTATTGGTCACGATGAATGAAAATAAGATCGGTTATGTACCAGTTATCAATGATGAAAAGAAGTTGATTGGTCTTATTACGAGAAGCAGCATTTTATCTGTTTTAAGTAGCCAATTAATTGATTTGGAGGTGGCCTTTTAA
- a CDS encoding ABC transporter permease/substrate-binding protein → MGEFWTYITTNYQQILSLLGQHLYLSVFSVSIAIVIGVPLGILISKEPKLSKPIIGTTNVIQAVPSLALLGFLIPFIGIGSTPAVVMVVLYSLLPIVKNTYTGLTNIDSDILEAAEGIGLTKSQTMRKIQLPLAFPMIMAGIRISAVTAVGLMTIAAFVGAGGLGYLVFSGVQTVDNNMILGGAIPACILALLIDFVVGKLETSLSYTSKKKSNQSSSKKSNGRSKRLIIAFSIILLIAAGTITIFSQVKAKDKIVIGSKNFSEQLILGNMLADLIENKTDIEVERKLNLGGSQVAFSALNNGDIDLYVEYTGTGLVNILNEPPESDPDQVYDTVKQKFNQKYGIELLKPLGFNNTYAVAVRQETAKEYGLASISDLAKVSDGLIFGPTIEFSNREDGLIGLSKKYEMNFKEVKALDGGLRYTALNNHKSDAIDAFSTDGLLEAFHLKVLKDDKNFFPPYYAVPIIKQETLKKYPELRDAINSLSGKLTDEKMRKLNYKVDSLKQAPAKVAKEYLEKENLLK, encoded by the coding sequence ATGGGTGAATTTTGGACATACATCACAACAAACTATCAGCAAATTCTCAGTTTACTAGGTCAACATCTTTACTTAAGTGTTTTTTCTGTATCAATAGCAATTGTGATTGGAGTTCCACTTGGTATTCTTATCTCAAAGGAGCCGAAGCTATCGAAACCTATTATTGGTACTACTAATGTCATCCAAGCCGTACCGAGTTTGGCGCTTCTAGGATTCTTAATCCCATTTATTGGAATAGGGAGTACGCCAGCGGTTGTTATGGTCGTTCTATATTCCCTGCTTCCGATTGTCAAAAACACTTATACTGGATTGACCAATATAGATTCAGACATTCTCGAAGCTGCTGAAGGTATCGGTTTAACTAAGAGTCAAACGATGCGAAAGATTCAGTTGCCATTAGCCTTCCCGATGATCATGGCTGGGATCAGAATTTCTGCCGTTACAGCTGTTGGATTGATGACAATTGCCGCTTTTGTTGGTGCTGGCGGGCTAGGTTACCTCGTATTTTCAGGTGTACAAACCGTAGATAATAATATGATTTTGGGTGGTGCAATCCCAGCGTGTATATTAGCACTGCTAATTGACTTTGTTGTCGGGAAACTGGAAACTTCACTTTCCTATACTAGTAAAAAGAAAAGCAATCAGTCATCATCTAAAAAGAGCAATGGCAGATCGAAAAGATTAATCATTGCGTTCAGCATTATATTGCTGATTGCAGCAGGTACAATCACGATTTTTTCCCAGGTAAAAGCAAAAGATAAGATTGTAATTGGCTCAAAAAATTTCAGTGAACAACTAATATTGGGGAACATGCTAGCCGACTTAATAGAAAACAAGACTGATATTGAAGTAGAAAGAAAGCTAAATCTTGGCGGAAGTCAAGTAGCCTTTAGCGCTCTTAACAATGGAGATATTGATTTATATGTAGAATACACTGGGACTGGATTAGTAAATATCTTGAATGAGCCTCCTGAGAGTGATCCAGATCAAGTCTATGACACTGTTAAACAGAAATTCAATCAAAAATATGGGATTGAATTGCTAAAACCGCTTGGATTTAATAACACCTATGCTGTGGCGGTGCGACAAGAAACTGCAAAAGAATATGGATTGGCTTCAATTTCTGATCTTGCAAAGGTGAGCGATGGCTTAATTTTTGGTCCAACCATCGAATTCTCGAATCGTGAGGACGGATTAATCGGACTTTCCAAAAAGTATGAAATGAATTTTAAAGAGGTAAAAGCTTTAGATGGCGGATTACGCTATACTGCTCTTAATAATCATAAGAGTGATGCCATTGATGCTTTTTCCACGGACGGCCTACTCGAAGCGTTTCATTTAAAAGTATTAAAGGATGATAAGAATTTCTTCCCTCCTTACTATGCTGTACCGATCATCAAGCAGGAAACATTGAAAAAATATCCTGAGCTAAGGGATGCCATTAATTCCCTTTCAGGAAAACTTACAGATGAAAAGATGCGTAAGCTTAACTATAAAGTCGACAGCCTGAAACAAGCCCCGGCAAAAGTAGCTAAGGAATATTTAGAAAAAGAAAACCTATTAAAATAG
- a CDS encoding TrkA C-terminal domain-containing protein — protein sequence MQRAKISTYERIAIDLANRIYDGKFKEGEKIHGRSTLASDYKVSPETVRRAIKILEDVEIVQSTKGSGIVISSRENAFKYINRFSSLASINDLEKQMNTLITEREKLDDQLFETVRKIKDYSVTLRYTNPLAPIEIEVASGCSHIGKTISEVMFWQNTGGTVIGMKRKGELIISPGPYALILEGDILLIIGNEVAYERVRSFLQD from the coding sequence ATGCAAAGAGCCAAAATATCAACTTACGAGCGAATTGCGATTGATCTGGCTAATCGGATATATGATGGGAAATTTAAAGAGGGTGAAAAAATCCACGGAAGATCTACCTTAGCAAGTGATTACAAGGTATCTCCTGAGACAGTAAGGAGAGCTATCAAGATCTTAGAAGACGTGGAAATAGTTCAATCAACGAAGGGAAGCGGGATTGTCATCTCTTCCCGTGAAAATGCGTTTAAATACATTAACAGGTTTTCAAGTCTAGCGAGTATAAATGATTTGGAAAAACAAATGAATACATTAATTACAGAACGTGAAAAGCTGGACGATCAGCTATTTGAAACAGTACGAAAAATCAAGGATTATTCAGTTACGTTGCGCTACACAAATCCATTGGCTCCGATCGAGATAGAGGTGGCTTCCGGCTGTAGTCACATTGGTAAGACGATTTCAGAAGTGATGTTTTGGCAAAATACGGGTGGAACGGTGATTGGAATGAAAAGAAAGGGAGAGCTGATCATCTCTCCCGGACCATATGCTTTAATTTTAGAAGGAGATATCTTACTAATTATTGGTAATGAGGTAGCTTACGAAAGGGTACGGAGTTTTTTACAAGATTGA
- a CDS encoding DHA2 family efflux MFS transporter permease subunit, translated as MNTTSTNTTKPQWGIIVILLIGAFISMLNETLLNVALPSIMKDLDIPASSVQWLSTGYMLVNGIMIPATAFLIQKYSTRRLFLTALSLFTIGTIIAGFATTFPVLLSARMVQASGSAIMMPLLMNVMLTSFPIEKRGAAMGLFGLVFIFAPAVGPTLSGWLIEHYNWRILFHLVTPIAAIVLVVAFFLLKDKKDKVDLRLDLFSLVLSSIGFGGLLYGFSSAGTKGWDSPQVYVTLIVGAISLVLFILRQFKLEKPMLEFRIYKYPMFALSSAISIFITMAMFSAMLLLPIYVQTIRGISPFHSGLLMLPGAILMGIMSPITGKLFDKFGGRILAITGLTITTLTSFAFSKLSLDTSYTHLLLIYSARMFGISMVMMPVMTNGLNQLPAHLYPHGTAMNNTMQQVSGAIGSALLVTVMSNRMKTHAKEIADSAMKHFTGQPTPDAIATMKQQIATKAMLEGINDAFLVSVGIALVALILAFFIKRTSKQTQASKLEGAKSTITTKPVVEN; from the coding sequence GTGAATACAACCAGTACAAATACAACCAAGCCGCAGTGGGGGATTATTGTCATATTACTTATTGGGGCTTTTATTTCAATGTTAAATGAAACTCTTCTTAATGTGGCGCTTCCGTCAATTATGAAGGATTTAGATATACCAGCTTCATCTGTTCAGTGGCTTTCAACAGGGTATATGTTAGTGAATGGGATCATGATTCCAGCCACAGCATTTTTGATTCAAAAATATTCAACACGCCGATTATTTTTAACGGCATTGAGTTTATTTACCATCGGTACGATAATCGCAGGTTTTGCCACAACGTTTCCGGTATTATTAAGTGCACGTATGGTTCAAGCATCAGGATCAGCGATTATGATGCCGTTGTTAATGAATGTTATGTTAACAAGCTTTCCAATTGAAAAACGGGGAGCAGCAATGGGGTTATTCGGATTAGTATTTATTTTCGCCCCAGCAGTTGGTCCAACTTTATCTGGTTGGCTCATCGAACATTATAACTGGAGAATTCTTTTCCATCTCGTTACACCAATTGCGGCAATCGTGTTAGTCGTTGCCTTCTTTTTATTAAAAGATAAAAAGGATAAAGTGGATCTCCGACTTGATTTATTTTCCCTTGTCCTATCAAGCATAGGCTTTGGTGGCTTATTATATGGATTTAGTTCTGCAGGAACCAAAGGCTGGGATAGTCCACAGGTGTATGTCACGCTTATTGTAGGCGCAATTTCATTAGTATTATTTATCTTGCGTCAGTTTAAGCTAGAAAAACCGATGCTGGAATTCCGAATCTATAAATATCCAATGTTTGCTTTATCATCAGCTATTTCAATTTTTATCACTATGGCTATGTTTTCAGCTATGCTGTTATTGCCAATATATGTACAGACCATTCGTGGGATATCACCATTCCATTCCGGTTTATTGATGCTGCCGGGTGCCATCTTAATGGGAATCATGTCACCTATTACAGGTAAATTATTTGATAAATTTGGTGGACGTATTTTAGCAATTACTGGATTAACGATTACGACATTAACAAGTTTTGCATTTAGCAAGCTTTCATTAGATACGTCGTATACACATCTACTTTTGATATACTCAGCTCGGATGTTCGGAATATCGATGGTCATGATGCCGGTTATGACTAACGGTTTGAATCAATTGCCTGCTCACTTATATCCACACGGGACAGCAATGAACAACACAATGCAACAGGTTTCTGGTGCAATCGGGTCAGCGTTGTTGGTTACGGTCATGTCAAACAGGATGAAAACTCATGCCAAGGAAATTGCCGATTCCGCAATGAAGCATTTTACAGGGCAACCAACTCCTGATGCCATCGCAACAATGAAACAACAAATTGCAACGAAAGCCATGCTCGAAGGAATTAATGATGCTTTCTTGGTGAGTGTAGGAATAGCACTAGTCGCTCTTATTCTTGCGTTCTTTATCAAACGCACGTCGAAACAAACGCAAGCTTCAAAACTGGAAGGTGCAAAAAGCACCATCACCACAAAACCAGTAGTAGAAAATTAA
- a CDS encoding ABC1 kinase family protein, whose amino-acid sequence MREIARLISNKRFRKTSLMFFGFIAQFWWLGKTKRFMSKEKVDRKYHALYLSQAKRFTSEAIEMGGLIIKLGQFVSSRVDILPKEYTDTLSQLQDSVSPEDTDEIINRIEEERSSKIGDIFSHFEQTPLAAASLGQVHKATLPDGTWVAVKVMRPGIEDIVALDLATMRVLIAFARRFTKIGKTMDLKDVYEEFEEVITKELDYQKEAQHLERFRENFSEFPGVTVPKIYSDFCTKKLLVMEFIEGVKINEIQKLDEAGINKSNLAKILFLSYLKQLFEDGFFHADPHPGNILVKKDGTIAYIDFGMVGTVSDTMKENMFKLALGIYVKDFSGVVEALDGLGFLRKKANKTVLTKNIKVILENFSDGSFDFNKIDQGDFLEELRDFLYQQPFQIPSRTTFLGKAIITVFSLCKGLDEKFDFIAMAKPYVEDMMNSETSNVGKETIIDQVKESLLKVIPTSKKVFTLIDQVQSGELRVKPSVAFENKIINQQDMNNKKIIYAILGTGLLLSGTQLLDYSFRVGVSFMIVGSLITVIQLMRKSTTKRRRPPRGHGFMK is encoded by the coding sequence ATGCGTGAAATCGCACGCTTAATCAGCAACAAGAGATTTCGCAAAACGAGTTTGATGTTTTTTGGGTTTATCGCCCAGTTTTGGTGGCTTGGCAAAACAAAAAGATTTATGTCCAAAGAAAAGGTAGATAGAAAGTATCATGCGCTCTACCTTTCCCAAGCGAAAAGGTTCACTTCAGAAGCGATAGAAATGGGTGGCCTGATTATTAAGCTCGGTCAATTTGTCAGCTCCAGGGTGGATATTTTACCAAAAGAATATACCGATACATTATCACAGCTCCAAGATTCAGTTTCTCCTGAAGACACGGACGAAATCATTAATAGAATAGAAGAAGAACGATCAAGCAAAATTGGAGACATCTTCTCGCATTTCGAACAAACTCCCCTTGCAGCTGCTTCGTTAGGACAGGTACATAAAGCGACTTTGCCTGATGGAACATGGGTTGCAGTAAAAGTGATGCGTCCAGGAATAGAGGATATTGTAGCGCTTGATTTAGCAACCATGAGGGTTCTGATTGCCTTTGCCCGCCGATTTACGAAAATCGGTAAGACCATGGATTTAAAGGATGTTTATGAGGAATTTGAAGAGGTCATTACCAAAGAGCTTGATTATCAAAAAGAAGCTCAACATCTTGAGCGTTTCCGTGAAAATTTCAGTGAATTTCCAGGGGTTACCGTTCCGAAAATATATTCCGATTTTTGCACAAAAAAGCTGCTTGTTATGGAATTTATCGAGGGTGTAAAGATCAATGAAATTCAAAAACTCGATGAGGCAGGAATCAATAAAAGCAATTTGGCAAAAATTCTTTTCTTGTCCTATCTAAAACAATTATTTGAGGATGGATTTTTTCACGCCGACCCTCACCCAGGGAATATTTTAGTGAAGAAAGATGGAACAATTGCTTACATTGATTTCGGAATGGTCGGGACCGTCTCAGACACGATGAAGGAAAACATGTTCAAGCTTGCGCTCGGAATTTATGTAAAAGACTTCAGTGGGGTAGTAGAGGCGCTTGATGGTCTCGGATTTTTAAGGAAAAAGGCCAACAAAACCGTTTTAACCAAAAATATAAAGGTAATTCTTGAGAATTTCTCCGACGGCAGTTTTGATTTTAATAAAATCGATCAAGGTGATTTTCTCGAGGAATTACGAGATTTCCTATATCAGCAGCCATTCCAAATTCCCTCACGAACAACATTTTTAGGAAAAGCAATTATTACCGTCTTTAGTTTATGCAAAGGTTTGGACGAAAAGTTTGATTTTATTGCTATGGCAAAACCTTATGTTGAAGATATGATGAATAGTGAAACGAGCAACGTCGGTAAAGAAACAATCATTGATCAAGTAAAGGAATCGCTTCTAAAAGTTATTCCTACCTCAAAAAAGGTTTTCACGCTTATCGATCAAGTGCAATCAGGTGAATTAAGGGTTAAGCCATCAGTGGCATTTGAAAATAAGATCATCAATCAGCAGGACATGAACAATAAAAAAATTATTTATGCAATATTAGGTACGGGTCTCTTGCTTTCTGGTACCCAGCTATTGGACTACAGCTTTCGAGTTGGGGTTTCATTTATGATAGTCGGATCGCTTATAACCGTAATACAGCTTATGCGAAAATCAACCACAAAAAGAAGAAGACCCCCAAGAGGTCATGGTTTTATGAAATAA
- a CDS encoding AbrB/MazE/SpoVT family DNA-binding domain-containing protein yields the protein MKMMNHGKIFGTTSVGERGQVVIPAEAREELNIKPGEKFVVFGDARKGTVILVKSEIMNKFANFFFNKSKRFEKMAQEIFDKTEDKPEEEEEE from the coding sequence ATGAAAATGATGAACCACGGTAAAATTTTTGGAACAACTAGCGTAGGGGAAAGAGGACAGGTTGTTATTCCTGCAGAAGCACGCGAAGAATTAAACATTAAACCAGGTGAAAAATTTGTTGTCTTTGGTGATGCTAGAAAAGGGACAGTGATTCTGGTTAAATCTGAAATCATGAATAAGTTTGCAAATTTCTTTTTTAACAAATCAAAACGATTTGAAAAAATGGCTCAAGAAATTTTTGATAAAACAGAGGACAAACCCGAAGAAGAAGAAGAAGAGTAA
- a CDS encoding IS4 family transposase, whose translation MNNKSIGQEILMCQCLSLLPTEDFDCPLIDYGKKLSTKALLKIFVAAQLDQWCSYSHMEEKLRAFPTLRKEIGIKSISGSQLSRHINDLPTEMVQKMFVKVVKKIHQLTQGFEGLSKDIGRLNIVDSTEISLPENLCDWAFISKGHNAVKMHTRLVVISKDIAYPDKIVPSTGTVSDFESSDFIIEEDDATYVMDRGYPSKKNLMDWLERNISFVVRIRKSLVTYTLEEYEPTHPSIKRDAKVNFGISNVPVRYIEFLDEKGRLYRILTTRFDLTDQQILEIYKNRWLIELFFKWIKGHLKLTKVWSTKPQGIWNQMFLALIALGVSLIIKLQTKSEKTPWEFFRVLRTYLYLPGRRMLKELNRKRKKSKGRQKVPIPLVKEKPLFGNVAVVKKARKKKEN comes from the coding sequence TTGAATAATAAAAGTATAGGTCAAGAAATCTTGATGTGTCAATGCTTATCTTTACTTCCAACAGAGGATTTTGATTGTCCACTAATTGATTATGGAAAGAAGCTTTCTACAAAGGCTTTATTAAAAATTTTCGTAGCAGCGCAGCTAGATCAATGGTGCTCGTACAGTCATATGGAAGAAAAGTTAAGGGCTTTTCCTACTCTCCGGAAAGAAATTGGTATTAAAAGTATTAGTGGTTCTCAATTAAGCCGCCACATCAACGACCTTCCAACAGAAATGGTTCAAAAAATGTTTGTAAAAGTAGTTAAGAAAATTCATCAGTTAACTCAAGGTTTTGAAGGATTATCAAAGGACATCGGTCGGTTAAATATAGTAGATTCAACGGAAATTAGCTTACCAGAAAACCTTTGTGATTGGGCTTTTATCTCTAAAGGCCACAATGCGGTCAAAATGCATACTAGGCTCGTTGTGATTTCTAAAGATATCGCCTATCCAGATAAAATTGTTCCATCCACCGGTACTGTGAGTGACTTCGAAAGCTCTGATTTCATCATTGAAGAAGACGATGCAACATATGTAATGGACAGAGGTTATCCTTCCAAAAAGAATTTAATGGATTGGCTAGAGAGGAATATTTCATTTGTAGTTCGTATAAGAAAGAGTCTGGTAACTTATACGTTAGAAGAATATGAGCCGACTCATCCATCCATAAAAAGAGATGCAAAAGTGAATTTTGGGATTTCAAATGTACCTGTTCGGTACATAGAATTTTTGGATGAAAAAGGGAGACTCTATCGAATTTTAACGACACGCTTTGATTTAACTGATCAACAAATCTTAGAAATCTACAAGAACCGTTGGCTTATCGAACTTTTTTTTAAGTGGATAAAAGGACACCTAAAGCTAACAAAGGTCTGGAGTACAAAACCACAAGGAATTTGGAATCAAATGTTCTTAGCCCTTATTGCGTTAGGTGTTTCACTTATAATAAAACTTCAAACGAAGTCTGAAAAAACGCCATGGGAATTCTTTCGGGTTCTTCGAACGTATTTATATTTACCGGGCAGAAGAATGTTAAAAGAATTAAACAGAAAAAGGAAAAAATCGAAGGGAAGACAAAAAGTCCCTATTCCTTTAGTAAAAGAAAAACCGTTGTTTGGAAACGTCGCTGTGGTGAAAAAGGCAAGAAAAAAGAAGGAAAACTAA